Proteins from one Rosa chinensis cultivar Old Blush chromosome 7, RchiOBHm-V2, whole genome shotgun sequence genomic window:
- the LOC112179323 gene encoding polynucleotide 5'-hydroxyl-kinase NOL9, translating into MASISGPENPSPNIYIPPEWSDAADAVAQASVASPPPIVLVCGAKNCGKSTFSRYLLNILLHRYKKVGYLDTDVGQPEFSPPGFLSLTVVDEVTPDLTIPHLKTAERCLFFGDVSSKRNPTTYLNCICALYDYYRKEYCNSDNSNNIGLPLVVNTPGWVKGIGYDILVDMLKYISPTHVVKINISAQSKNLPDGRFWLDEDYDGMVNLTEISSARQDSLNRSVLVQKDARLLRDIRLMAYFRQCFSSNLNISTIKELANALASHPPYEVPISSIKIRHLHCQVPGTEIFYSLNGSIVGLAVSTEGSKDLPWCVGLGIVRSIDTLKGLLYVITPVPQGTLENVDLLLQGFIQIPTSLLQVQGSRSPYMSANVLSSS; encoded by the exons ATGGCTTCAATTTCAGGACCTGAAAACCCGTCGCCGAACATCTACATACCGCCAGAATGGTCCGACGCCGCCGACGCCGTCGCACAAGCCTCCGTCGCTTCGCCGCCGCCCATTGTCTTAGTCTGTGGCGCCAAGAACTGTGGAAAGTCCACCTTCTCCCGCTACCTCCTCAACATTCTTCTCCACCG GTATAAGAAAGTTGGGTACTTGGATACAGATGTGGGTCAACCTGAGTTTAGTCCTCCTGGGTTTCTATCTCTTACTGTAGTAGATGAAGTTACTCCAG ATTTGACAATCCCACATTTGAAGACGGCGGAGAG ATGTTTGTTCTTTGGCGATGTTTCTTCGAAAAGGAATCCAACAACATACTTAAATTGTATATGTGCTTTATATGATTACTATCGGAAGGAGTACTGCAACAGTGATAACTCTAATAATATTGGATTGCCTCTCGTTGTGAATACACCTGGATGGGTGAAAG GTATTGGCTATGATATTTTGGTGGATATGTTGAAGTATATTTCCCCTACCCATGTTGTTAAAATAAACATATCTGCTCAGAGTAAGAATCTACCAGATGGGCGATTCTGGTTAGATGAGGATTATGATGGTATGGTAAATCTAACAGAGATCAGTTCAGCTCGTCAGGACTCTTTGAATAGATC GGTTCTAGTCCAAAAGGATGCACGGCTGCTGCGCGATATACGTTTAATGGCTTATTTCAGGCAGTGCTTTTCAAGTAACTTGAACATTTCTACAATCAAAGAACTTGCTAATGCTTTGGCATCTCACCCTCCTTATGAAGTTCCAATATCTAGCATTAAGATTAGGCATCTCCATTGTCAG GTCCCAGGTACTGAGATCTTCTATAGTTTGAATGGAAGCATTGTTGGCTTGGCAGTTAGCACTGAAGGCTCAAAAGATTTACCATGGTGTGTTGGTCTTG GAATTGTGAGGAGCATTGACACACTCAAAGGCTTGCTATATGTGATAACACCTGTTCCACAAGGCACTCTGGAAAATGTGGATCTTCTGCTGCAGGGTTTTATCCAAATTCCTACTAGTTTGTTGCAG GTCCAGGGGAGCAGATCGCCTTATATGTCTGCAAATGTTTTGTCTTCGAGCTAG